A stretch of the Symmachiella macrocystis genome encodes the following:
- a CDS encoding DUF1559 domain-containing protein: protein MRLSFSAQKRHAFTLIELLVVIAIIAILIALLLPAVQQAREAARRTQCRNNLKQLGLAMHNYHDVFLMFPIGGISDLDGNVFSGALTASLPYFDQGNLENLYDYSLQWTDQPAGVQATPINSLICPSVPTENTAFDPVLEFALPGLGTGGVTHYMLSKGINDAICYEGGHPVYGPATHGNIPSSERGMFNLDQSTRIAKITDGTSNTFMMGEGAGGETFPLCVGVGCTDPTTAQSPLNPGVNRKADVFWVSPEPSNDGYTTTVGLHTASVFCSTVERLNKNPVTTSEIIVAGLLDCRSSLNGGPHWMSNFRSSHTGGGFFLLADGSVQFVNDSIDLTQYRQFSTIAGGEIVSFE, encoded by the coding sequence ATGAGACTAAGTTTTTCCGCACAAAAGCGACACGCGTTTACGTTGATCGAATTGTTGGTGGTCATTGCCATTATTGCGATTCTCATTGCGCTGTTGCTGCCGGCAGTCCAGCAGGCGCGCGAAGCGGCCCGCCGGACACAGTGCCGCAACAATCTGAAGCAACTCGGATTGGCGATGCACAACTACCACGATGTGTTTTTGATGTTTCCTATCGGGGGCATTTCTGATCTGGATGGCAACGTGTTTAGTGGAGCCTTGACTGCCTCGCTTCCGTATTTCGACCAGGGAAACCTTGAGAATCTCTACGATTACTCATTGCAATGGACCGATCAACCGGCAGGTGTGCAGGCGACACCAATCAACAGTTTGATCTGCCCGTCTGTACCAACCGAGAATACGGCATTTGATCCGGTTCTTGAGTTCGCGCTGCCGGGGCTAGGGACAGGTGGCGTGACGCACTACATGTTATCCAAAGGAATCAACGACGCCATTTGTTATGAGGGAGGGCATCCGGTTTATGGTCCGGCGACCCATGGCAATATTCCTAGCTCTGAACGAGGCATGTTCAACCTAGACCAGTCCACACGGATCGCAAAAATTACGGACGGTACCTCAAACACATTCATGATGGGGGAAGGTGCCGGCGGGGAAACGTTTCCCCTGTGTGTCGGAGTTGGCTGCACGGACCCAACCACTGCGCAATCGCCGCTCAATCCGGGGGTGAATCGCAAAGCCGATGTTTTTTGGGTCAGCCCGGAACCTTCAAATGATGGTTACACAACCACGGTTGGACTGCATACCGCGAGCGTGTTCTGCAGTACGGTGGAGAGGCTGAACAAGAATCCCGTGACCACATCGGAGATCATTGTGGCTGGCTTGTTGGATTGTCGGTCGAGCCTCAATGGTGGACCGCACTGGATGAGTAACTTTCGAAGTTCGCATACCGGAGGCGGTTTTTTCCTGTTGGCCGATGGTTCGGTTCAATTTGTCAACGATAGCATCGACCTCACGCAATATCGCCAATTTTCAACGATAGCCGGTGGGGAAATCGTTAGTTTCGAGTAG
- a CDS encoding DUF1559 domain-containing protein, with translation MSRSRKSKRGFTLIELLVVIAIIAILIALLLPAVQQAREAARRTQCRNNMKQLGLAFHNYHDVYGQFECPELVITTGGTGAAIESLTSHSWQQPLLPYIDRGNIYKVVNNGLSPFANVLAGGAEAAAYATVIPGFICPTTPDGNTIVEASVPAGTDVGLGVPIASDWTMRSGRSDYEIVSGYRSGFYDFSVTPANGGVRYSADRDSIMEQNVILVDTPAIYGVFGQPTAGADGLKIRNITDGTTNTIMLVEQASKNLFYRGRTLVPVSSGDPEAIGQSLFGGGGWGDPWHENWIKGSNADGTDIASGDGGGPCIINCSNRLGAGAYSWHTGGTFALLADGSVQFLNASLSPLVTAALITRQGGEVNGQF, from the coding sequence ATGTCTCGTTCTCGTAAGTCCAAACGCGGGTTTACGCTCATTGAGCTGCTCGTCGTTATCGCGATTATCGCGATCTTGATCGCGCTGCTGCTTCCGGCAGTCCAGCAAGCGCGTGAAGCGGCTCGTCGGACGCAGTGCCGCAATAACATGAAACAGCTTGGCTTGGCGTTTCACAACTATCATGATGTGTATGGTCAATTCGAATGCCCGGAATTGGTCATCACGACCGGTGGTACGGGTGCGGCGATCGAGTCCTTGACCAGCCACAGTTGGCAGCAACCACTCTTGCCCTACATCGATCGTGGCAATATCTACAAAGTGGTCAACAATGGCTTGAGTCCTTTTGCCAACGTCCTCGCCGGTGGTGCTGAAGCTGCGGCATACGCGACGGTGATTCCGGGATTCATTTGCCCGACAACACCCGATGGCAACACGATTGTCGAAGCGAGTGTTCCCGCCGGGACCGACGTCGGTCTTGGTGTTCCGATTGCCAGTGACTGGACCATGCGAAGTGGTCGTTCTGACTACGAAATCGTCTCGGGTTATCGCTCGGGGTTCTATGATTTCTCCGTGACCCCTGCCAATGGCGGTGTACGCTATTCGGCCGATCGCGATTCCATCATGGAACAGAATGTCATCCTCGTCGATACTCCTGCGATCTATGGCGTATTTGGACAACCGACAGCTGGTGCTGATGGTTTGAAAATCCGGAACATCACCGATGGAACAACCAACACCATTATGCTTGTCGAACAGGCCAGCAAAAACCTGTTCTACCGCGGTCGGACCCTTGTGCCCGTTTCGAGTGGTGATCCCGAAGCTATCGGTCAATCATTGTTCGGTGGTGGTGGTTGGGGTGATCCGTGGCATGAGAACTGGATTAAAGGTTCCAATGCAGACGGTACCGACATCGCTTCGGGTGACGGTGGTGGTCCCTGTATCATCAACTGCTCCAACCGTCTGGGTGCGGGAGCGTACTCGTGGCACACCGGTGGCACGTTTGCTTTGCTGGCCGATGGTTCTGTGCAGTTCCTCAATGCAAGCCTCAGCCCGCTTGTAACAGCCGCACTGATTACCCGTCAGGGTGGTGAAGTTAACGGTCAGTTCTAG
- a CDS encoding response regulator transcription factor, producing the protein MKVLVAEDDTLIRRAVVEVLADEGYQVLQASDGQTALTLFHEHRPDFVFLDVMMPEVNGFDVCRKLRDADAEVPIVFISAKSEEVDKVVGLELGADDFIVKPFGVKELVARIRSITRRCHRRSQTENGGCFQMLDLDINTSELRGRRGEQVIELSLRDVRLLQLLHDHRGEVLDRATIFDRVWGEDYFPNSRTLDQHVSRLRKRIEIDPNRPVLIRTVHGVGYRYDG; encoded by the coding sequence ATGAAAGTATTAGTCGCCGAGGACGACACATTGATTCGCCGCGCCGTGGTTGAGGTCTTGGCCGATGAAGGGTATCAAGTGCTTCAGGCAAGTGACGGGCAAACGGCGCTGACGCTGTTTCATGAGCATCGTCCTGACTTTGTCTTTCTGGACGTGATGATGCCGGAAGTGAATGGCTTCGACGTCTGCCGCAAGTTGCGCGACGCGGATGCGGAGGTGCCGATAGTGTTCATCAGTGCCAAGTCCGAGGAGGTCGACAAAGTCGTCGGGCTGGAGTTGGGAGCCGATGATTTCATCGTCAAACCGTTTGGTGTGAAGGAATTGGTGGCTCGCATCCGCTCGATCACCCGCCGCTGCCATCGCCGGTCGCAAACAGAGAATGGCGGCTGTTTTCAAATGCTAGACCTAGACATCAATACCTCCGAATTGCGCGGTCGACGCGGCGAGCAGGTGATTGAGTTGAGCCTGCGGGACGTGCGGCTGTTGCAACTGCTGCACGATCATCGCGGCGAAGTCCTGGACCGCGCCACAATTTTTGATCGGGTGTGGGGTGAGGACTATTTTCCCAATAGCCGGACGTTGGACCAACACGTCTCGCGGCTGCGGAAACGGATCGAAATTGACCCCAATCGCCCCGTGCTTATCCGGACGGTTCATGGCGTGGGCTACCGGTACGACGGGTGA
- a CDS encoding sensor histidine kinase, translated as MARRQVLLLILISTVPLALLAVLGWRLASDEEAHIRQRFQEIFRQQLHETDGVIATYFEDRERELLDLARGVSLTPGGIRERLRREPRVEQIFVLDAEGRIRHPLPGSSLNTAERQFLVQITPVINDRDFVRLANAQNDAPGESSGREGGIQRTHGWYALYWGRGVNLIFWHRRESGEIVGVLLERARWMADLIDILPQTGGISGELNRLDEKARIRLVDSDGSVVYQWGRYEPPEDQLPFVDLSISSPLSSWRLQYLVAESWLATAQPGSQYFNILAGLIAGGVALLLMPVVFYREYAREMAEATQRVNFVNQVSHELKTPLTNIRMYADLLERDLEGMPPAETGSATSRLGVILSESQRLSRLITNVLTFARQQRSGISIRHSAANIDDLITACLERFAPPLRDKQIVVEFDANAPQRVLVDVDVLEQILVNLFSNVEKYAAAGKLLKITSSQEGDRTTIVVEDRGPGIAAGQRERIFEPFHRVSHALEDSPGTGIGLSIARDLARDHGGDVEWEAADRGARFRVTLHTPRNES; from the coding sequence GTGGCCCGTCGTCAAGTTTTGCTGCTGATCCTCATCTCTACGGTGCCTCTGGCATTGTTAGCGGTTCTGGGGTGGCGTTTGGCGAGCGACGAAGAGGCGCACATTCGCCAGCGATTTCAGGAGATCTTTCGGCAGCAGCTTCACGAGACCGACGGCGTCATCGCCACGTATTTTGAGGACCGTGAACGCGAGTTGCTCGACCTGGCCCGCGGAGTCTCGCTGACGCCCGGCGGCATTCGCGAACGACTTCGGCGTGAACCGCGCGTGGAGCAAATCTTTGTGCTCGATGCGGAAGGCCGGATCAGGCATCCTTTGCCCGGTTCGTCGCTGAACACCGCGGAACGGCAGTTTTTGGTGCAGATCACGCCGGTGATCAACGACCGCGATTTTGTGCGCTTGGCCAATGCGCAAAACGACGCGCCCGGAGAATCGAGCGGTCGAGAAGGGGGGATTCAACGGACGCACGGTTGGTACGCGCTCTATTGGGGGCGCGGCGTGAATCTTATTTTCTGGCATCGTCGTGAATCGGGCGAAATCGTGGGTGTACTCCTCGAACGCGCTCGGTGGATGGCGGACCTCATCGACATTCTTCCTCAAACGGGAGGAATATCGGGCGAACTCAATCGGCTTGACGAGAAAGCACGTATTCGGCTGGTGGATTCCGACGGCAGCGTCGTCTATCAGTGGGGCCGTTACGAACCGCCCGAGGATCAACTCCCGTTTGTCGATCTTTCCATCAGCAGTCCGCTCAGTTCATGGCGGTTGCAATACTTGGTGGCCGAATCGTGGCTGGCGACGGCGCAACCGGGGTCGCAGTATTTCAACATTCTGGCCGGTCTGATTGCAGGCGGCGTGGCACTGTTGTTGATGCCGGTTGTGTTTTACCGCGAATACGCTCGTGAAATGGCCGAAGCGACCCAACGCGTCAATTTCGTCAATCAGGTTTCGCACGAACTGAAAACTCCGCTGACCAATATCCGTATGTATGCTGATTTGTTGGAACGGGATTTGGAAGGGATGCCTCCCGCAGAGACCGGATCTGCGACCAGCCGACTGGGGGTGATTCTCAGTGAAAGCCAACGCCTCAGTCGGTTGATCACCAACGTGCTGACATTCGCGCGGCAACAGCGAAGCGGCATTTCGATTCGACATTCGGCGGCCAATATCGACGACCTGATTACCGCTTGTTTGGAACGATTTGCTCCGCCGCTGCGCGACAAACAGATTGTTGTGGAATTCGATGCTAATGCGCCGCAACGTGTGCTGGTCGATGTTGATGTGCTGGAACAGATTCTGGTGAATTTATTCAGCAACGTCGAAAAATACGCCGCTGCGGGAAAACTACTGAAAATTACCAGCAGCCAAGAAGGCGACCGCACGACAATTGTTGTCGAGGATCGCGGACCGGGCATTGCTGCGGGGCAGCGTGAGCGGATCTTTGAGCCGTTTCATCGTGTTTCACATGCTTTGGAAGACTCACCGGGAACAGGAATTGGGTTATCGATCGCCCGCGATTTGGCCCGCGATCACGGCGGCGATGTCGAATGGGAAGCAGCGGACCGGGGCGCGCGGTTTCGCGTAACATTACACACTCCACGCAATGAGAGTTGA
- a CDS encoding vWA domain-containing protein — MSQCTRKLAAFVAAATLIGSTVQAGQVKLDVSMAQPTLLAGKKQTAYLKVGLTGFKFQSDKKRPSVNVALVLDKSGSMKGEKIKRAREAAISAIERLNENDIVSVITYDATVNVLVPATKLSDKKQIIEKIKSIGASGSTALFAGVSKGAGELRKFLDSERVNRIILLSDGLANVGPKSPSELGELGRSLGKEGIAVSTMGLGLHYNEDLMVQLAQNSDGNHIFIKDAADLVKIFNYEFDDVLSVVAQEVAITITCENGVRPVRMLNGDAEINGQTVVVGMNQIYSEQEKYILLEVEIPAAKPEETLKVAAVNVSYANMQTNTTDRLSSEVSVKFSENVADVEKSLNRDVMEQAVLQVANRANGFATQLRDKGDIEGARQVLINNSVYLGENGELLGSELLMFRCATNKEQSKKLDEKDWKANRKQMRRFQYKDQTQQKY; from the coding sequence ATGTCCCAGTGCACTCGCAAGTTGGCCGCCTTCGTGGCGGCGGCGACTCTAATTGGTTCAACGGTCCAAGCGGGCCAAGTTAAACTTGATGTCTCGATGGCGCAGCCGACGTTGCTTGCTGGAAAAAAACAGACCGCCTATCTCAAGGTGGGGCTGACCGGATTCAAATTCCAAAGCGACAAAAAACGTCCTAGCGTGAATGTGGCGTTGGTGTTGGACAAGTCGGGATCGATGAAGGGCGAAAAAATCAAACGGGCGCGTGAAGCGGCGATCAGCGCGATTGAACGACTCAACGAGAACGATATTGTTTCGGTAATCACCTACGATGCGACCGTGAACGTTTTGGTCCCGGCCACGAAATTGAGCGATAAAAAACAAATCATCGAGAAGATCAAATCGATCGGTGCGAGCGGGTCGACGGCATTGTTCGCCGGCGTGAGCAAAGGGGCGGGCGAACTTCGGAAGTTTTTGGACAGCGAACGGGTGAATCGCATCATCCTCTTGTCCGATGGACTGGCCAACGTCGGCCCCAAATCGCCGAGCGAATTGGGTGAATTGGGGCGGTCGCTCGGAAAAGAGGGAATTGCCGTCAGCACCATGGGACTCGGGCTGCATTACAATGAAGACCTGATGGTGCAGTTGGCACAAAATAGCGACGGCAATCATATCTTTATCAAAGACGCTGCCGATTTGGTGAAGATCTTCAACTATGAATTTGACGACGTGCTGTCGGTCGTGGCCCAGGAAGTTGCGATCACCATCACCTGCGAAAACGGCGTCCGTCCGGTCCGCATGCTCAACGGTGATGCGGAGATCAATGGCCAAACAGTCGTGGTCGGCATGAATCAGATTTACAGCGAACAGGAAAAATATATCTTGCTGGAAGTCGAGATCCCCGCTGCTAAACCAGAGGAGACGCTCAAAGTGGCAGCCGTGAACGTGTCCTACGCCAACATGCAGACCAATACAACCGACCGTCTATCGAGTGAGGTCAGTGTGAAATTTTCTGAAAACGTTGCCGACGTTGAGAAATCGCTCAACCGCGACGTAATGGAGCAGGCTGTCTTGCAAGTCGCCAACCGGGCCAACGGATTCGCGACGCAACTGCGCGACAAAGGAGACATCGAAGGTGCGCGACAAGTGTTGATCAATAACAGCGTTTACCTGGGCGAAAATGGCGAACTGCTTGGGTCGGAACTGCTGATGTTTCGCTGTGCCACCAATAAAGAACAATCCAAAAAATTGGATGAAAAGGACTGGAAGGCCAATCGTAAGCAGATGCGGCGTTTTCAATATAAAGATCAAACGCAACAGAAGTATTAA
- a CDS encoding HesB/IscA family protein — MGIISKLLSLFGSNARQQSNIADNIQQGAIVAFTDIALAKVRESQKADGRPFLRVMINQGGPGVYMYDMDFDDQVNVAEDILDLSHGIQVIVDRRSAIFLDATTIDWQRTPQGAEGFHFDNPNAVQSDG, encoded by the coding sequence ATGGGAATAATTTCAAAACTGCTATCGTTGTTTGGCAGCAATGCGCGACAGCAATCGAACATCGCTGACAATATTCAGCAAGGAGCGATTGTGGCGTTTACCGATATCGCCTTAGCAAAAGTGCGGGAATCTCAGAAAGCCGATGGTAGGCCATTTTTGCGGGTGATGATCAACCAAGGCGGCCCCGGCGTGTACATGTATGACATGGACTTCGACGATCAAGTGAACGTCGCAGAGGACATACTTGACCTTTCTCACGGAATTCAAGTCATCGTCGATCGCCGCAGCGCCATTTTTCTCGATGCGACGACCATTGACTGGCAACGTACTCCTCAGGGAGCTGAGGGATTTCACTTTGATAACCCAAACGCCGTGCAATCGGATGGATGA
- a CDS encoding dihydrodipicolinate synthase family protein yields the protein MTVTKPQPQGVLPVFQTPFHEDESLDFDTLAREIEWLFNNGADGIVMAMVSEVLRLSDAERRELAARVCRCAEGRGTVVISVGAESSLLAQESARHAESVGATAVMAIPPISVALDDSELRRYYERILNAISIPVIVQDASGYVGRPMSIDMQAGLFAEYGDRVMYKPEANPIGPRLTALNEATGGKAKVFEGTGGIALVESYARGIAGTMPGADLIRVLTALWRALNADDFKTINRLHPPLCSMISLQTSLDAFLAIEKYLLVKQGVFKNTVTRGPVGYRLDAATRVEVDRLYELLMAGL from the coding sequence ATGACCGTGACCAAACCACAACCCCAGGGCGTACTGCCCGTGTTTCAAACGCCGTTTCACGAAGACGAATCACTCGATTTCGACACGCTCGCCCGCGAAATCGAGTGGCTATTTAATAATGGTGCCGACGGGATCGTGATGGCGATGGTCTCTGAAGTGTTGCGATTATCCGATGCGGAGCGGCGGGAGTTGGCTGCGCGCGTTTGCCGTTGTGCTGAGGGCCGCGGTACGGTCGTGATCAGCGTCGGGGCGGAGAGCAGTTTGCTGGCCCAGGAATCCGCGCGGCATGCCGAGAGTGTCGGCGCGACGGCGGTGATGGCGATTCCGCCGATTTCGGTGGCGCTGGATGACAGTGAATTGCGGCGGTATTACGAGCGAATTTTGAACGCGATTTCGATCCCCGTCATTGTGCAGGATGCGAGCGGATATGTCGGACGACCGATGTCGATTGATATGCAAGCCGGGCTGTTCGCCGAATACGGGGACCGCGTGATGTACAAACCCGAAGCCAACCCCATCGGTCCGCGGTTGACGGCGCTCAATGAAGCAACAGGCGGCAAGGCTAAGGTCTTTGAAGGGACCGGCGGGATTGCTCTCGTCGAAAGTTACGCACGCGGAATCGCAGGGACAATGCCGGGGGCGGATTTGATTCGAGTACTCACCGCATTGTGGCGCGCCTTAAACGCCGACGACTTCAAAACCATCAACCGCTTGCATCCGCCGCTCTGTTCAATGATTTCCCTACAGACCAGCCTCGATGCATTTTTAGCGATCGAAAAATACCTGTTGGTCAAACAGGGGGTTTTTAAAAACACGGTCACCCGTGGCCCGGTTGGTTATCGGTTGGATGCGGCAACGCGCGTGGAAGTCGATCGGTTGTATGAGTTGTTGATGGCTGGTTTATGA
- a CDS encoding class I SAM-dependent methyltransferase, translating into MIADLPEIAGGWRVERIHVGQHDFKICRPTDPDALLDGATDENIPYWAYLWPTSYDLAAWILSTDWQPPGEVLELGCGIGLVGLAGLAAGWQVTLSDYEPFAVQVALANARLNGFTNAPGSVLDWREEPPQQYAAIVGCDVTYERTDHEPLLNFLDTALLPDGTAWLADCNRAATEEFLTTARERGYDIRRNELPAVDFSNRPKSTSVLRRLTRRG; encoded by the coding sequence ATGATTGCTGATTTGCCCGAAATCGCCGGGGGTTGGCGGGTTGAGCGAATCCATGTCGGACAGCATGATTTTAAAATCTGCCGCCCCACCGACCCCGATGCGCTATTGGATGGGGCGACCGATGAGAACATTCCCTACTGGGCGTATTTGTGGCCAACGTCATACGATTTGGCTGCTTGGATCTTAAGTACTGACTGGCAACCGCCCGGTGAGGTGCTGGAGCTCGGTTGCGGTATCGGCCTGGTTGGACTCGCCGGATTAGCGGCAGGTTGGCAGGTCACGCTCAGCGACTACGAACCATTCGCCGTGCAAGTCGCACTAGCCAACGCGCGGCTGAATGGTTTTACCAACGCGCCGGGCAGCGTACTCGATTGGCGCGAAGAACCACCGCAACAATATGCGGCCATTGTCGGTTGCGATGTGACGTATGAGCGCACCGACCATGAACCGCTGCTCAATTTCCTCGACACCGCATTACTCCCCGACGGCACCGCCTGGCTCGCCGACTGCAACCGCGCCGCGACGGAGGAGTTCCTGACCACCGCGAGGGAGCGTGGGTATGACATTCGCCGCAACGAATTACCGGCCGTCGATTTCTCCAACCGGCCGAAATCCACATCCGTCCTGCGGCGGCTGACGCGCCGCGGGTAA